One window of the Candidatus Methylomirabilota bacterium genome contains the following:
- a CDS encoding DUF72 domain-containing protein codes for MIAKTCEGPVADLRVGTSGYAYPAWKGTFYPARLPAREMLAYYAARFPTVEINHTFYRMPSERTLREWAGQVPAGFQFAVKLNQKITHVQRLRDSEELLERFLSAVSVLAQSRQLGPILTQLPPSFRADLAALDEFLRLVPPLFRMAVEVRHRSWQTEEAYAVLRQHRVALCLAETDEEPVSTEGPAPDGATADFVYVRLRREAYASADLAAWRRRCDAWTAAGLDVYAYFKHEDAGRGPAYARELAGAG; via the coding sequence ATGATAGCAAAGACCTGCGAGGGACCCGTGGCGGATCTGCGCGTCGGCACCTCGGGCTATGCCTATCCAGCCTGGAAGGGCACGTTCTACCCGGCCCGGCTACCGGCGCGGGAGATGCTCGCCTACTATGCGGCCCGGTTCCCCACGGTCGAGATCAACCACACGTTCTACCGCATGCCGTCCGAGCGGACCCTTCGCGAGTGGGCCGGTCAGGTGCCGGCCGGGTTCCAGTTCGCGGTGAAGCTCAACCAGAAGATCACCCACGTCCAGAGGCTCCGGGACTCGGAGGAGCTCCTGGAGCGGTTCCTGAGCGCGGTGTCGGTGCTGGCCCAGTCGCGGCAGCTCGGGCCGATCCTGACCCAGCTGCCGCCCTCCTTCCGCGCCGATCTCGCGGCGCTGGACGAGTTTCTCCGCCTGGTCCCGCCGCTGTTTCGCATGGCCGTCGAGGTCCGCCACCGCTCCTGGCAGACCGAGGAGGCCTATGCCGTGCTCCGCCAGCACCGGGTCGCGCTCTGCCTGGCCGAGACCGACGAGGAGCCGGTCTCCACCGAGGGCCCCGCTCCCGACGGGGCGACGGCCGACTTCGTCTATGTCCGCCTCCGTCGCGAGGCGTACGCCTCCGCCGATCTGGCCGCCTGGCGCCGGCGGTGCGACGCCTGGACCGCCGCGGGGCTGGACGTCTACGCCTACTTCAAGCACGAGGACGCGGGCCGCGGGCCAGCCTACGCCCGGGAGCTCGCCGGAGCGGGCTGA
- a CDS encoding arsinothricin resistance N-acetyltransferase ArsN1 family A — protein sequence MRDATVADAAAICRIYNEGIQDRVATLETEERTEDERRAWLEARGPRHPVLVVEVPTADGARVVGWGSLNVFNPRRAYDHVADFSLYVDRTCRGRGIGRRLLEALIARARTLGYHKLVLSAFPWNEAGTTVYRRAGFRTVGIYREQGLLDGRWVDTIIMEKILDGPSAH from the coding sequence ATCCGGGACGCCACCGTGGCCGATGCGGCCGCCATCTGCCGCATCTACAACGAGGGCATCCAGGACCGTGTCGCCACGCTAGAGACCGAGGAGCGCACCGAAGACGAGCGTCGGGCCTGGCTCGAGGCCCGCGGGCCGCGTCACCCGGTGCTCGTGGTCGAAGTGCCGACCGCCGATGGAGCCCGGGTCGTGGGTTGGGGGAGTCTCAACGTGTTCAACCCCCGACGCGCCTACGACCACGTCGCCGACTTCTCCCTCTACGTCGACCGGACCTGCCGGGGGCGTGGGATCGGCCGTCGCCTCCTCGAGGCGCTGATCGCGCGCGCGCGGACGCTCGGCTATCACAAGCTCGTCCTGTCGGCATTCCCCTGGAACGAGGCGGGAACGACGGTGTATCGGCGGGCCGGCTTCCGGACGGTGGGAATCTACCGCGAGCAGGGACTCCTGGATGGCCGCTGGGTCGACACCATCATCATGGAGAAGATCCTCGACGGCCCCAGCGCCCACTAG
- a CDS encoding response regulator transcription factor: MTRTNAERTLSDREAIAERTGTLPPGFSLAGPAQHAVAATFTRLERHRDAVTRQWRTRYRDLVGREWTPREVDLAPRLLERVHRALARRDFRGYTSAIEEVALEFARDRLGPERLLAFLEAHQESVTHVLLSTLRVSPAVSQTLLALLRIQHYTLWRVLAAYEPAGERRGSRGFRDRGSRVTPRELEIIRHIAEGMTSKEIADKLGTSLKTIETHRQNIFRKLELGNAAQLVRYAIREGLVRP; the protein is encoded by the coding sequence ATGACCAGGACGAACGCCGAGCGAACCCTGTCTGACCGGGAGGCCATTGCCGAGCGGACGGGAACCCTCCCGCCCGGATTCTCCCTGGCCGGGCCCGCCCAGCACGCCGTGGCGGCCACCTTCACCCGCCTCGAGCGTCACCGCGACGCGGTGACGCGCCAGTGGCGGACGCGCTACCGGGATCTCGTCGGCCGCGAGTGGACGCCGCGGGAGGTGGACCTGGCTCCGCGGCTGCTCGAGCGCGTCCACCGGGCGCTCGCCCGGCGGGACTTTCGCGGCTACACGAGCGCCATCGAGGAAGTCGCCCTCGAGTTCGCGCGGGACCGCCTCGGACCCGAGCGGCTGCTGGCCTTCCTGGAGGCCCACCAGGAGAGCGTGACCCACGTCCTCTTGAGCACGCTGCGGGTCAGTCCGGCGGTGTCGCAAACGCTCCTGGCCCTGCTCCGGATCCAGCACTACACGCTGTGGCGGGTGCTCGCGGCGTACGAGCCCGCCGGCGAACGGCGGGGGTCGCGCGGGTTCCGCGACCGGGGCAGCCGCGTCACGCCACGCGAGCTGGAGATCATCCGGCACATCGCCGAGGGCATGACGTCCAAGGAGATCGCCGACAAGCTCGGCACCAGCCTCAAGACGATCGAGACCCACCGCCAGAACATCTTCCGCAAGCTCGAGCTCGGGAACGCCGCCCAGTTGGTGCGCTACGCCATCCGGGAGGGCCTCGTCCGCCCCTAG
- a CDS encoding [Fe-S]-binding protein, with protein MSIPRATSFPRMVRLKQQFPGPLLHDVAAAVRDTLGALPLPIKPGQTVALAVGSRGIVNIDVVTRACVDHLKRLGAHPFVFPAMGSHGGGTTEGQLSVLEHYGITDATMGCPIRATMDVVQVGETLGLPVWLDREASQADWIGVINRVKPHTDFKGEIESGLFKMMTIGLGKHRGAIQAHRANIRHRYETVVTSVGREMLRRARIAFGLGIVENGYDETAKVQAFLPADIEAGERALLREAKAWMARLPFDPIDLLIVDEMGKDVSGAGMDSNIIGRHGTFFEPPFPSPKITFIVVCDLTAHTYGNATGIGNADFTTRRLADKVEWNATYINCLTACSPAGAKLPPVLDTDRDAVAVALSCLGLERIEDARVVRIKNTLRLAEVEVSEAFAPEVAKREDLRQVSEPAPLAFDATGALLPF; from the coding sequence ATGAGCATCCCTCGCGCCACCAGCTTCCCGCGCATGGTTCGCCTGAAGCAGCAGTTCCCCGGCCCCTTGCTGCACGACGTGGCCGCCGCGGTCCGCGACACGCTCGGCGCCCTTCCGCTGCCGATCAAGCCCGGGCAGACCGTCGCGCTGGCGGTCGGCAGCCGCGGCATCGTCAACATCGACGTCGTCACCCGGGCGTGCGTCGATCACCTGAAGCGCCTCGGCGCCCACCCCTTCGTCTTCCCGGCCATGGGGAGTCACGGGGGCGGCACCACCGAGGGCCAGCTCTCGGTCCTGGAACACTATGGGATCACGGACGCGACCATGGGATGCCCGATCCGGGCGACGATGGACGTCGTGCAGGTCGGTGAAACCCTCGGGCTGCCGGTATGGCTCGACCGCGAAGCCTCCCAGGCCGACTGGATCGGCGTCATCAACCGCGTGAAGCCGCACACCGACTTCAAGGGCGAGATCGAGTCCGGCCTGTTCAAGATGATGACCATCGGACTCGGCAAGCACCGGGGGGCCATTCAGGCCCACCGGGCCAACATCCGTCACCGGTACGAGACCGTCGTGACCAGCGTCGGGCGCGAAATGCTCCGCCGGGCCCGGATCGCCTTCGGGCTGGGCATCGTCGAGAACGGGTACGACGAGACCGCGAAGGTCCAGGCCTTCCTCCCGGCCGACATCGAAGCCGGCGAGCGCGCGCTGCTCCGGGAAGCGAAGGCATGGATGGCGCGGCTGCCGTTCGACCCGATTGACCTCCTCATCGTGGACGAGATGGGGAAGGACGTCTCGGGCGCGGGTATGGACTCCAACATCATCGGCCGTCACGGCACCTTCTTCGAGCCGCCGTTTCCGAGCCCCAAGATCACCTTCATCGTCGTGTGTGACCTCACGGCTCACACCTACGGGAACGCCACCGGGATCGGGAATGCGGACTTCACCACCCGGCGGCTCGCCGACAAAGTCGAGTGGAACGCGACGTACATCAACTGCCTCACGGCGTGCTCACCGGCCGGCGCCAAGCTCCCGCCCGTGCTCGACACGGACCGGGATGCGGTCGCAGTGGCGCTGTCGTGCCTCGGCCTCGAGCGGATCGAGGACGCGCGTGTGGTTCGGATCAAGAATACTTTGCGCCTCGCCGAGGTCGAGGTGTCGGAGGCCTTCGCTCCCGAGGTCGCCAAACGCGAAGACCTCCGTCAGGTCAGCGAGCCGGCCCCGCTCGCCTTCGATGCGACCGGGGCGCTGTTGCCCTTCTGA